The genomic window ACACCAAGCACATCATCTGCGCCATCTGCTTCCTGTGAGAATGGCCCAACCACTTCTTCCAGAGTCACCGAATTTCTGTCGAATGGTCCTGTCGTTGCAGATGCATCAGCTAATGTTACTACTGTTGCCCCCCTACAAGATGCTGTTGATGACGGAGGGAGCAAGTTTTATGGAAACTTGAGCTTCTCCGATCTTGTTAATGGGCATCACGATGATTGGAGAGGCGATACTGCTCGTAAAAGGGTAGAGCTCAGTCCTGACAAGGATGCCCCTTTAACATCTAAATTAAGTGCATTTGGAAACACTGACAGTGGTTCCCAGTCTACCGAGGTCTTGTCAAAATGGGGAGGAAATTCTTCGCTGAGTCAAGTACATGGTATCGAGCAATCCAGTTCATTTTCATCCGGCAACCTTCTTGGGAAGTCTGAAAGCACTTTCTCTCAGGATTACTCCCCAGAAAATGATATCTTTGGCCGCTTACGAGGTAAGATTGAAGCTCTATTTTCATATGTGTTGGCTACAATGCCTGATGACTGCCTTGACTATGCAGATCTTTTAACCTTTGTTTCTTCCCTTTGTGCAGCTACCTCCAAAGACTCTTCCCAAGCAGGGCACTCTGCATATACCAGCAACCGGGACTATGGCAGTATATTTAGTAGTTCTAAAGTCGCTGATGGTTTAGATCATGATGCAAATATTGGAATGCTTCGGAATGCATCAGATTCAACATCTACCAATTTTGATAAACAGGATCCTTTTCTGTCAACTGCTTATCCAACTGCATACAATCGATCTCGGCCATCTTTTCTTGATTCTATTGGGGTACAAAGAGCTCTTCCAGCAGAAGCCCCATACGTTGAACCTTCAAAAGCAAGCAATAAGCTATTCAGCAGTTCAAATTCTGAGAGTTCTTCTGTTCAGCAGCCAAACCAACAATCCACGCAAAACAATGTTGTGGATAATTCTGTTATAACAGGGGGACAAGAGTATAATAGTGAAAAGGGGCCATATGACAATTCCATACTTCCTGATTCCTTGCCTTCCAAAGATGAAAAAAGTCTGCATTATGGTAATCAAATGTTCCAAGATTTCACAAGTCATGAGAAAGATGACGGTTTTGCATCACTAGAGCAGGTGATGAATGCCAACCGCTATCTATTTATTAACTTTGTTTTCCTTGATATACAGAATTTTCAAATATGGACCAGCATTGCCGTAGTAAATTTTACAGCAAGCATAATATGAAGAGTAGCCTTTTTTATACAAAAGTAGATGTTAACTTGATGCTATTAGATTTAATGCCAGTTACACccagaactactccctccgtcccataatataagagcgtttttgacacttgTCAGGAACACTctcatattatgggacggagggagtagttgcaaACGAAAATGTCAAGTTGTGACTAAATTAACTGTTGGTATAGTTGCTGTATGCACGTAACCCAGAGGTTGCACCGCAGATTATCTTTCCACTGATTGTTTGTCAAGACTCCAGAAGGTTCTGTTACCGCATATACTCTTGGCTCCTTAGATGCAATCGCTTCTTTGTCTGCGTTCTGTCGCATTGTAATTGTTTACTTGTGTCTTTCAGTAGTCCAGATTTCTAACCAACACACTCATAACTTGATGTGCTGTGACAGTAGTTCTTTTGCAATTAGCAATttagcttgcacattttgttattAGGCCCTTCGACATAATGCTCATAGCTGCTCTGATTTGGCTACCAGCTCATTGAGGATTTGACAACAGAGAAGTTTTCGTTACAAAGGACTTTAGAGAAATCTCAAGAATTAGCACAAAATTTGGCAACGGATAACTCAGCATTGACAGATAAGTTCAACCAACAGGTATGTGCATGTTCATAGAATTTTCCGTGGAGGTTTTCTTGCAATCAGTGGGAGGTAGATATGGTATCGTCAATTGATGAAAAAAAATCGTCTATGATTTACAAAAAAAAAACCATAATAGTGAGATGTTTTCACATCAAAGTAGTAACAAAGAAGTTGGAATGTTAGCATAATTCAGTTACTATCTTCTGATAGGGCATAGTAAACTTAATGTAAAAAATTCGAGTTTCGCTGTCCCAGGAGTTCTGCCTTGTGTTAAGGTATCTGAAGTTAAACTAGCACAACATGCCAGCAAAGTGGTTGCCTACTAATTCTCAACTACTCTGTGATGAAGCTCAATTTTAGTTTGATTCAGATTTCTTAGTGAGTATTTTCACAAGACATGCCTGTAAAAGTGGGAGATAAGACATAGTGTAGACAAAACAAAAAATTGAAGTCACATCCCCAGGCTTTAAATGATTAAAATAGCAAGATCGATCAATAGATCATCAAATTCTTCCATGAATGCGAATGACAGTAAGCATGAATAAATACTTACTATCATTTGTTCTACTCATTTTTAATTGGTTAACTTTATGCATTTTTTTTCATCTGCAAATATCAGGCACACGTTATCAGCCAGTTGACCTCTGACATGGAGAGGTTGCAGGATGAAATTCAAGCTCAACTGGTTAGGATTCTTCCGTCATTCTACCATTCAAAATATGTGAATATTTGGAAGTGTTCTCGGTTGTAGGACTCACTAAATGCTGATGTTGCTTTTTCTATGTTTGACTTGTTGATCTGGTCGTGTATGGATCATCTATGTGATCAATGCAACATGTAGTATAACTCCCATATTAATTTGAATATTATATTTGTTATGCAACATGTTTTCTTCCCCTTTGAAGCCTTTATATTTCCACATGCTACCTTGTAATAATCATTTTTAGTTTCTTTCTAATTCTATTTGCACAACAGCTGGCACTTGAGACCATCAGATCGGAATATGCCAATGCCCAACTAGAATGCAATGCTGCAGATGAGAGGGGCAAAGTACTCGCTGCAGAAGTCATTCTATTGGAAGATAAGGTGCCTTTCTATCTCCTTGATTGCTTCTTGTGCATTAGCTATTTAATCTTGCAAATCGACATGCCCTCTAAGGAGGATACTATGGTTGATGCTGTTTGAGAAAATGAGTTGTTTTGAGTATGTGATTCCCCTGTAGTTCATAATAATCAGATATATCGTGGTAAAAAATTCAAGTAACAAGAAATACCCCATCCAACTGCAGCACGTCACATAAACCAAGTCTGCAAGATGGCCAGGTGGAGTTGGCTTGGTAGGTGATGGGATTAGATCATAGGTGAGGTAGACAAACTTGGGGGGAATTAGATTGATTTCTCGTTGCTTCAATACTTTGAACACAGTGCTTAGCCTATATATATAGCTGGCTGGGCACATAGAGTTGGAAATAACAAATCCAACCTCTAATTGAAACTATCTAAACTATTCGTAACTACATGATAACTATCTATGCTACTTAATTGATAGCTTTCCTATAAGGCTATAACTAAGATATAGGCACAACTATTGCTTTCCACAAGAATGCTGCCATCTTCTGTTTGCCGGCTTGGTAATGGGCAGCAGCCTCTGTCCACAACATGAACGTAAGCATTGTTGGCTTCAGCGACTACCAATTTTGATACGTCTGTCTGTTCTGCAGGCTCTTAAACTTAGgtcaaatgagttgaaacttgaaAAGGAAGTGGAGGGTTTAAATTCAGAGATCTCTTCCTACAAGTGAGTTTTAAGATATTTTGTTTTCCTAATCCCCATGTTGTAATTTTATGAATGCACCTTCTTTCAAGGATACGGTAGGAGAGTTCTCTTGTTTTTCATGGTTACCTAAAGAAAAACatggatgcttgaaattgctgtggTAATAAACATGAGAATCATATGTTAACTTCCCAAATGATGGAACTAGCTAAGGACACTGATTATTTTCCTTCATTTTTTTCTTACTACACAGACGCAAAGTTTCTAGTCTTGAGAAGGAACGTCAGCATCTTCAATCTACTGTTGAAGCTCTTCAAGAAGGTATATAGATGTGTACTTTAGTTTAGCACATACAGACAACACGTTTTCCACTAAACTTTCCGATCTTGGTCATCCCTAGAAA from Triticum aestivum cultivar Chinese Spring chromosome 3B, IWGSC CS RefSeq v2.1, whole genome shotgun sequence includes these protein-coding regions:
- the LOC123071910 gene encoding protein BLISTER, translating into MASASASTDVASSREASRQAGKKALEEFRKKKKKAAKKATAAVVDQAAPVVPSVVENPLPNSNNGNPGQGLVSDLDSSTPSTSSAPSASCENGPTTSSRVTEFLSNGPVVADASANVTTVAPLQDAVDDGGSKFYGNLSFSDLVNGHHDDWRGDTARKRVELSPDKDAPLTSKLSAFGNTDSGSQSTEVLSKWGGNSSLSQVHGIEQSSSFSSGNLLGKSESTFSQDYSPENDIFGRLRATSKDSSQAGHSAYTSNRDYGSIFSSSKVADGLDHDANIGMLRNASDSTSTNFDKQDPFLSTAYPTAYNRSRPSFLDSIGVQRALPAEAPYVEPSKASNKLFSSSNSESSSVQQPNQQSTQNNVVDNSVITGGQEYNSEKGPYDNSILPDSLPSKDEKSLHYGNQMFQDFTSHEKDDGFASLEQLIEDLTTEKFSLQRTLEKSQELAQNLATDNSALTDKFNQQAHVISQLTSDMERLQDEIQAQLLALETIRSEYANAQLECNAADERGKVLAAEVILLEDKALKLRSNELKLEKEVEGLNSEISSYKRKVSSLEKERQHLQSTVEALQEEKKLLHSKLRNIPVSEKVNVIEKPSVHKRDASTATEDLDTGESSSSQTLTSTSDPLQDVGTSVSQFNNMSDFPSFGDASSSIPEDQLRMIDNINSLMSELAVEREELMRALRIESSNCSKLKELNRDLTQKLETQTHRLELLTSERMANENVLARPVDTHFNDATMYADEGDEVVERVLGWIMKLFPGGPKRRTSKLH